CTCATCATCCGTGAAATAGCGAAAAGTGATCACGCTATCTAGCAAGCTATTTTTCTTACTTGTATAATCGGCTGCTAAGTTCACGTTTGCACTTGCTGCTTCGCCCAAGAGCAAGGCGTCAGGAAAGTCACGCTTTATTTGCTGACAAAATGGTTGCAGCCACTCTTGCACTTGGGGCAAGTTAGCAAAAAACGGTTCAGCAATAACTGGTTCAGCATCATTTGGTGCCGGAAAATTTTGACGCAAGTCAGCCTTGGCGATATGAATAAATGCATCTAACCGAAGACCGTCAATTCCTTTAGCCAGCCAATATTCAGCAACTTGGATCATTTCCTGTCTGAGTGCCGGATTTGCCCAGTTTAAATCGGGCATGTGTTTATCAAACAAGTGAAAATATGACTGACCGCTATTTTTCGGGTCACTCTCCCAGACACTACCGCCAAAGAAGCTGCCCCAATTATTTGGCCGCTTGTTGTTACTACCCGCGAAAAGATAATAATTGCGGTACTTGCTTTTTGGATTATTAATCGCCTTTTGAAACCAAGGATGTTGATCGGAAGTGTGATTAAGTACCAAATCGAGGATAATTTTAATTTTTTCTTGATGCAGCTGCTTAATTAACTGCTCAAAATCTGCCATTGTTCCCATTGCAGGATCAATCGCAAAGTAATCTGCCACGTCATAGCCATTATCAACTTGGGGTGAAACAAAGATTGGATTGAGCCACACCGCGTTAATCCCCAGCTTTTTCAAATAAGGAATACGTTGTCTAATCCCATTCAGATCGCCAATCCCATCACCATTACTATCTTGAAAAGATTTAGGATAAATTTGATAAATTATTGCGTTATCATACCAATGCGTCATTTGCTTAATCCTCCAGCTGTAGTTTAGCGAAGAACTGCGGTTAGTTACAAGACAGTAGTGAATGTTACCGGTATCAAAAAATGGTTTTAGGTGGTAATTAACTATCTGCATATATTTTTTGGGCAAAGTATTGCATTTAAATGTTAAAAAGCTCACAATAACTTTGAAACTATTAAAAAATTATAAGAGGAGGAAATTTTGATGAAGATTAAAGCAGCTGTCGTTCAAAAAATGGGTAGCCAATTCGAAATTGAAGATGATATCGATTTACACGAAGTTGGCCCAACCGATTTGCAAATCCATATGGTTGCTACCGGTATTTGTCACTCAGATGAAGCCTTGCGCAAGGGTGATTCCAGTGTTGGTTATCCCGTAATTTTAGGCCATGAAGGCGCTGGAATTGTTGAAAAGGTCGGCAATCAAGTTAAAAACTTCAAAGTTGGCGATCACGTAATTTTGTCGTTTTATGCGGACGGAATTTGTGATAATTGTCTCAA
This genomic window from Lactobacillus panisapium contains:
- a CDS encoding alpha-glucosidase, producing the protein MTHWYDNAIIYQIYPKSFQDSNGDGIGDLNGIRQRIPYLKKLGINAVWLNPIFVSPQVDNGYDVADYFAIDPAMGTMADFEQLIKQLHQEKIKIILDLVLNHTSDQHPWFQKAINNPKSKYRNYYLFAGSNNKRPNNWGSFFGGSVWESDPKNSGQSYFHLFDKHMPDLNWANPALRQEMIQVAEYWLAKGIDGLRLDAFIHIAKADLRQNFPAPNDAEPVIAEPFFANLPQVQEWLQPFCQQIKRDFPDALLLGEAASANVNLAADYTSKKNSLLDSVITFRYFTDDESKINPRLPAQYQPKELDWQIFKQTQAIWQQTLAEISLPTLYWNNHDMPRMATRLAHTRIQIQSLAMLMYLQRGIPIIYYGEELGLQNLLFTSDKEFADETVTQFIAQAKSMGISEQEALKMVSATHKLPARGVMPWTDEPHDGFSSTKPWLDGQKMVKVDACSEVVDPDSIFNFYRQLIALKKRKLFQAGRFYLRETGQDSYVYQRDLGNSSALVAVSLSSQKTRIRIPRAYHHEELTAGKYYLADGELVLMPYSGVVLSK